The DNA window CAAACGGAAAACCATGGAAACCCGGCGCTTGCAATACCGCAAATACGCCGCTTAATATGATCAACCAGATGGGCCAGACCCTCTCTTAGATCAGGCCGCCAGATGTTCCATTTTATATGACGACGGACAGACGTTGTTCTAACGGGCTAGCCATGAGGCCCGGTTTCGCCTAAAAAATTGTATTGGACTGGCGCCGCACACTTGGTGGCTTGATGAGGGATGAGGGACGAATAACCATGGTGAAGACGAAAGCAAAGACGCGGCATTGGTCACATGACGTGCACAGCGTTCTGAAAAAAGCGGATGTGCGCCAGGTGGCCTATGTGCCCGATGGCGGTTTGGCGAAGCTGATTGATCTTTGCAATGGCGATAAAAAAATGCGCTCAGTGGTGCTGACCACAGAGGAAGAGGGCATCGCACAAATGGCCGGTGCCTGGCTCGGCGGCCAGCGCGGCGTGTTCCTAACCCAATCGGGCGGTGTTGGCAACTGCATCAACATGTTTTCAATGATCCAGGAATGCCGCATTCCGTTGCTCGCCATTGTGTCGATGCGCGGCCAGTGGGGTGAGGCCTACCCATGGCAAATTCCAATGGGCCAGTCGACCCGTGCAGCGCTTGAGGCCGCCAATGTTATCGTCCAACCGGTCGATCGCGCCGATGAAATCGCCGAGACTGTTGAGGCGGCGGCTCGGATGGCTTATGACGGCAATCGCGCCGTCGCGGTGATTATATCCCAGCGAATTACCAAGAGCGGGGGGCGGGGCTGATGGCGATGCGAAAGACAAAAGCAGCGAAAATCACACTGAAGCGCCGCGATGTGGTGAAACGTATTTTAAGCCAGCGGGGCGATGCGGCGGTGGTCACCGGCATCGGCAACGCCGTGCATGACGTGGCATCGTGTGGCGATGATGCGCGCAATATGTATCTGGGCGGCATCATGGGTGGCGCATCCATGGTCGCGTTCGGCGTGGCGCTGGCCCAGCCCAAACGCCGCGTGCTGGTGATTACGGGTGATGGGGAATTGCTGGCCGGCATCGGCAGCTTACTCACCATCGGCGTTGAAAAGCCTAAAAACCTGGCCATCGTGGTGCTTGATAACCAGGCCTATGGCGCGACCGGAAACCAACTTACCCATACGGCGGCTGGCGTCGATCTGGTCGCCATTGCGAAAGCATCGGGCTTTACCAGCACTGCGCTGATCACCGACACCGCCGGCATTGATGCCGCCATGGCCGATATTCATGATCGCCCCGGCCCCTATTTTGCCGTGGTCAAGGTGAAGACCGTGACCGGGCCTAGGCTCGACATATCGCGCGATGGCACCTATATATCGCGCCGTTTCCGCACGGCGATGACGGGCGAGGAAGGCTGGTAGAGTCCAAGCAAAAGCCCCCGCTGCAGGGCAGCGGGGGCTTGATGCATCTGTCGTTTTGGTGACGGTATGCTAGTGGACGCGATCTTCTTCCGTCAGGTCCAGCTTGAAGAGATCCATGGCATTGTCCCATGTGTAGCGGCGGCGTTGATCACCGGATAAATCCTTCAATTGACGCTCAACGACCTGGCGTGAATGGGGGAAGGTCATGTTGAAATGCGGGTAGTCGTTTGACCACATGCAATTCTTCTCTCCCCACCATGATAACGAACGGGTTCCGACGAAGTCTTCGAGGAAGGTGCCGTAAACGTGCTCTGCGAAGATCTCGCTGGGCTTGCGGTTGATGGGGATCGGGTAGGAATCGCGGTGACGCGCGAAATAGTAATCCCATTGTTGGAGAAGGAACGGAATCCAACCAATCTCGCTCTCGGCAAGCAAGAGCTTGAGCTTTGGGTGGCGCTCGAAGTAGCCATAGAAGATCATGTCAAACAGGGTATTGGCCGAATCATGGGTTTTCGTATTCGTGGAATCCTTGATCCCTTCGACGTTCCGCTTGTGCCCTGTCTTCATATAGCCATGTCCGGTCAGAATATGGCAGATCACCGGCTGGTCTGCTTCGGCGCAAGCGGCGAAGATCGGGTCGTAATGCTCGGTATTGGAGAAGGGAAGCTGGGGATCGGGCACCTGCCAAATCACGGCACCCCGCAGGCCCTTATCAATGGATCGGTGCAATTCCTTCACGGCGGCCTTTGGGTCGTAAACCGAGATCAAGGGCGTGCCGACAAGGCGCTTGGGATCTGGGGCGCACCAATCGGTCAGCCAATCATTATAGAGCTTGAACCCTTCTTCCTGGAGTTCAACATCATCGATCCCATAAAGCGCCATGCCATAATTGGGGAACAGAATTTCTGCGGCAACGCCGTCGTTGTTCTGGTCTTCCAGACGAAGGTTCGCGTCCAGCGCGCCCGGAGGCGAGTTGCGGAAGGGCACATTCGGCAGTTTTTCGCTCAGACGTTTCGGCAATTCCTGCCAAAGTTCATCCGGCTCCATAACATGAGAATCGGTGGAAATCATTTTTGGCATTGTGGCCAATTGTGCGTCACTCAACGGATCGCCGACAAGGGTCCGGCGCGGAAAGGTCTTTGCTTGCTCTTCCGACATGCCTGCAAACTTGGTGGCATCCACGGGTAATTCTGCCATTTTTCACTCCCATAATAATTGTTTGATTATCGGCCGGCGTTGCTGCGCGGCCAAACTTAAAGGCGCGATGGCGAATGGCCGCCGCGTTTCTGACTCTTGATATCTGCCCTAATCGGCGGGGAAAAACTTTCCTTCAGCAATAGTACGCTTCTTGGAGGATTCGCCGTTCTTCTTGGCGCTGCCAACTTTGACCTCGCCATTGGCAAATGATGTTTTGGCGATAACGTCTTTCGGCGTACCAAATGATGTCAGATCATCAAGGCCGGTTTCGGTGCGCACACCGCCCCCGACTCGCAACATCACAAGATTTTCCGCTTCATCTGCCACGAATTTGTACTGGGCGTCCTTTGGCAACATCACGCCTTCGTATTTGCCAACTTCCTGGGTGCGGCCATCGCCAAAGGTGAAGGTCGCCTTGCCCTGCAAGATGATAAAGGAATGATCTTCACCGCCGTGAGAATGGAGCGCATTTTCGCCGCCGCTGGCGTAAACCTTGAGGTTCACCCAAAGGTTCTCTGCTGTGGCCAGTGGCTCGTACGAGGTTCCCTGCTCCAACATTGGCGTATCGCGCAGCGAGAACAATTTTTCCTTGTCCGTGGCGACATTAGGGGTTCTTTCAAAAATTCTTACATCATCCATTGGGGCATCTCCTCATCATTTGCTTAGGTATCTAATAGCCTTTCCCGCCCTTTTTTGCAACCCGTTTGTCGCCCTGCAGGCCACGTTGTCTTCTTGCATGGGATGCAGGCAGGGGGTGCAGAATGCCCGGTTTTACGCCATTAAATAGACAGTACCGGACCTGTTTTTGGTGATTTTTGGGGGGGGTCAATTCTGGTTGAAAAGACGCAAGATATCGTGATGGCCTTCTTGTCGGGCGTAATCACTGGCGGTCTTGCCAAAACGGTTCTTTGGGGTTTGATCGGCCCCGGCCTGTAAAAGCGCCTTTGCGGCACCCATATGCCCATTCCAGGCTGCCCGCATGAGGGGGG is part of the Rhodospirillales bacterium genome and encodes:
- a CDS encoding phosphonopyruvate decarboxylase, which translates into the protein MRDEGRITMVKTKAKTRHWSHDVHSVLKKADVRQVAYVPDGGLAKLIDLCNGDKKMRSVVLTTEEEGIAQMAGAWLGGQRGVFLTQSGGVGNCINMFSMIQECRIPLLAIVSMRGQWGEAYPWQIPMGQSTRAALEAANVIVQPVDRADEIAETVEAAARMAYDGNRAVAVIISQRITKSGGRG
- a CDS encoding aldehyde dehydrogenase; the encoded protein is MRKTKAAKITLKRRDVVKRILSQRGDAAVVTGIGNAVHDVASCGDDARNMYLGGIMGGASMVAFGVALAQPKRRVLVITGDGELLAGIGSLLTIGVEKPKNLAIVVLDNQAYGATGNQLTHTAAGVDLVAIAKASGFTSTALITDTAGIDAAMADIHDRPGPYFAVVKVKTVTGPRLDISRDGTYISRRFRTAMTGEEGW
- a CDS encoding amidohydrolase, with the protein product MAELPVDATKFAGMSEEQAKTFPRRTLVGDPLSDAQLATMPKMISTDSHVMEPDELWQELPKRLSEKLPNVPFRNSPPGALDANLRLEDQNNDGVAAEILFPNYGMALYGIDDVELQEEGFKLYNDWLTDWCAPDPKRLVGTPLISVYDPKAAVKELHRSIDKGLRGAVIWQVPDPQLPFSNTEHYDPIFAACAEADQPVICHILTGHGYMKTGHKRNVEGIKDSTNTKTHDSANTLFDMIFYGYFERHPKLKLLLAESEIGWIPFLLQQWDYYFARHRDSYPIPINRKPSEIFAEHVYGTFLEDFVGTRSLSWWGEKNCMWSNDYPHFNMTFPHSRQVVERQLKDLSGDQRRRYTWDNAMDLFKLDLTEEDRVH
- a CDS encoding cupin domain-containing protein produces the protein MDDVRIFERTPNVATDKEKLFSLRDTPMLEQGTSYEPLATAENLWVNLKVYASGGENALHSHGGEDHSFIILQGKATFTFGDGRTQEVGKYEGVMLPKDAQYKFVADEAENLVMLRVGGGVRTETGLDDLTSFGTPKDVIAKTSFANGEVKVGSAKKNGESSKKRTIAEGKFFPAD